One stretch of Macaca nemestrina isolate mMacNem1 chromosome 17, mMacNem.hap1, whole genome shotgun sequence DNA includes these proteins:
- the LOC105472128 gene encoding voltage-gated delayed rectifier potassium channel KCNH4 isoform X5 translates to MQKTCSCRFLYGPETSEPALQRLHKALEGHQEHRTEICFYRKDGSAFWCLLDMMPIKNEMGEVVLFLFSFKDITQSGSPGLGPQGGRRDSNHENSLGRRGATWKFRSARRRSRTVLHRLTGHFGRRGQGGMKANNNVFEPKPSVPEYKVASVGGSRCLLLHYSVPKAIWDGLILLATFYVAVTVPYNVCFSGDDDTPITSRHTLVSDIAVEMLFILDIILNFRTTYVSQSGQVISAPRSIGLHYLATWFFVDLIAALPFDLLYVFNITVTSLVHLLKTVRLLRLLRLLQKLERYSQCSAVVLTLLMSVFALLAHWMACIWYVIGRREMEANDPLLWDIGWLHELGKRLEVPYVNGSVGGPSRRSAYIAALYFTLSSLTSVGFGNVCANTDAEKIFSICTMLIGGEARPATPQWGPAKPSVHGETEAQRGQGICSSPDARCGVRERDSHHPAHVLAPLALPQPHEGPQGLHQCAPPAAAAQAAHARILPDHVGRQQRHRRQRDELRADIAMHLNREILQLPLFGAASRGCLRALSLHIKTSFCAPGEYLLRRGDALQAHYYVCSGSLEVLRDNMVLAILGKGDLIGADIPEPGQEAGLGADPSFVLKTSADVKALTYCGLQQLSSQGLAEVLRLYPEYGAAFRAGLPRDLTFNLRQGSDTSGLSRFSRSPRLSQPRSESLGSSSDKTLPSITEAESGTEPGGGPRPRRPLLLPNLSPARPRGSLVSLLGEELPPFSALVSSPSLSPSLSPALAGQSHSASPHSPPRCSAAWKPPQLLIPPLGTFGPPDLSPRIVDGIEDSGSTAEAPSFRFSRRPEPPRPRSQVPPTGTRPSPELASEAEEVKEKVCRLNQEISRLNQEVSQLSRELRHIMALLQARLGPPGHPAGSAWTPDPPCPQLRPPGLSPCASRPSPSLQDTTLAEVHCPASVGTMETGTAPLDLRPSILPPYPSEPDPLGPSPVPEASPPTPSLMRHSFQSRSDTFH, encoded by the exons ATGCAGAAGACCTGCAGCTGCCGTTTCCTCTATGGCCCAGAGACCAGCGAGCCAGCCCTGCAGCGTCTGCACAAAGCCCTGGAGGGCCACCAGGAGCACCGCACTGAAATCTGCTTCTACCGCAAGGATG GCTCGGCCTTTTGGTGCCTCCTGGACATGATGCCCATCAAGAATGAGATGGGGGAGGTCGTGCTGTTCCTCTTTTCCTTCAAGGATATCACTCAGAGTGGAAGCCCAGGACTTGGCCCCCAAGGAGGCCGCAGGGACAGTAATCATG AAAACTCCCTTGGTAGAAGGGGAGCCACCTGGAAATTTCGGTCTGCCAGAAGACGGAGCCGTACTGTCCTACACCGACTGACTGGCCACTTTGGCCGCCGGGGCCAGGGAGGCATGAAGGCCAATAAT AACGTGTTTGAGCCAAAGCCATCAGTGCCCGAGTACAAGGTGGCCTCCGTGGGGGGGTCTCGCTGCCTCCTCCTCCACTACAGCGTCCCCAAGGCCATCTGGGACGGCCTTATCCTCCTTGCTACCTTCTACGTTGCGGTCACCGTCCCCTACAACGTCTGTTTCTCGGGTGACGATGACACCCCCATCACTTCGCGACACACCCTTGTCAGCGACATCGCCGTGGAGATGCTCTTCATCCTGG ATATCATCCTGAACTTCCGCACCACCTATGTGTCCCAGTCTGGCCAGGTAATCTCTGCTCCTCGTTCCATTGGCCTCCACTACCTGGCCACCTGGTTCTTCGTCGATCTTATTGCTGCTCTGCCCTTTGATCTGCTTTACGTCTTCAACATCACCGTG ACCTCGCTGGTGCACCTGCTGAAGACAGTGCGGCTGCTGCGGCTGCTGCGGCTGCTGCAGAAGCTGGAGCGGTACTCTCAGTGCAGTGCTGTGGTGCTCACGCTGCTCATGTCGGTCTTTGCGCTCCTTGCCCACTGGATGGCCTGCATCTGGTACGTCATCGGGCGCCGCGAGATGGAGGCCAATGACCCGCTGCTCTGGGACATTG GCTGGTTGCACGAGCTGGGCAAGCGTCTGGAGGTGCCCTACGTCAATGGCTCAGTGGGCGGCCCATCGCGGCGCAGCGCCTACATTGCGGCACTGTACTTCACTCTAAGCAGCCTTACCAGCGTAGGCTTTGGCAACGTGTGTGCCAACACCGACGCCGAGAAGATCTTCTCCATCTGCACGATGCTCATAGGCGGTGAGGCCAGACCTGCCACGCCTCAGTGGGGCCCTGCGAAGCCCAGCGTGcacggggaaactgaggcccagagagggcaaggCATCTGCTCGAG CCCTGATGCACGCTGTGGTGTTCGGGAACGTGACAGCCATCATCCAGCGCATGTACTCGCGCCGCTCGCTCTACCACAGCCGCATGAAGGACCTCAAGGACTTCATCAGTGTGCACCGCCTGCCGCGGCCGCTCAAGCAGCGCATGCTCGAATACTTCCAGACCACGTGGGCCGTCAACAGCGGCATCGACGCCAACGAG ACGAGCTGAGAGCTGACATTGCTATGCACCTGAATCGGGAGATCTTGCAGCTGCCGCTGTTCGGGGCAGCCAGCAGGGGCTGCCTGCGGGCCCTATCGCTGCACATCAAGACCTCGTTCTGCGCTCCGGGCGAGTACCTGTTGCGCCGTGGGGATGCCCTGCAGGCACACTACTATGTCTGCTCCGGCTCACTTGAGGTGCTCCGAGACAACATGGTGCTGGCCATCCTGG GGAAGGGGGACCTGATTGGAGCAGATATCCCTGAGCCGGGGCAGGAGGCTGGGTTGGGAGCAGACCCAAGCTTCGTGCTGAAGACCAGTGCTGATGTGAAAGCTCTGACCTACTGTGGCCTGCAGCAGCTGAGCAGCCAAGGGCTGGCTGAGGTCCTGAGGCTCTATCCTGAGTATGGGGCTGCCTTCCGGGCTGGCCTGCCCCGGGACCTCACCTTCAACCTGCGCCAGGGCTCTGACACCAGT GGCCTCAGCCGCTTTTCCCGATCCCCTCGCCTCTCCCAG CCCCGCTCAGAAAGCCTCGGCTCCTCCTCAGACAAGACGCTGCCATCCATCACAGAGGCCGAGAGTGGCACGGAGCCTGGGGGTGGTCCCAGGCCCCGACGGCCCCTCCTGCTGCCCAACCTCAGTCCAGCACGGCCTCGGGGCTCCCTGGTCAGCCTTTTGGGCGAGGAGCTGCCCCCATTCTCAGCCCttgtctcctctccttccttaTCCCCGTCCCTGTCCCCTGCCCTGGCTGGCCAGAGCCACAGCGCCTCCCCTCACAGCCCCCCCAGGTGCTCTGCTGCCTGGAAGCCCCCTCAGCTTCTCATTCCCCCACTGGGAACATTTGGACCTCCGGACCTCAGTCCCCG GATAGTGGATGGCATTGAGGACTCTGGCAGCACAGCTGAGGCCCCTTCATTCCGGTTCAGCAGGAGGCCTGAGCCACCAAGGCCCCGCTCCCAGGTGCCCCCTACAG GGACCAGGCCCAGCCCAGAATTGGCCAGTGAGGCTGAGGAGGTGAAGGAAAAGGTCTGCCGGCTGAACCAGGAG ATCTCTCGTCTCAATCAGGAGGTGTCTCAGCTTAGCCGGGAGCTGCGGCACATCATGGCCCTGCTGCAGGCCAGGCTGGGTCCACCAGGCCACCCAGCAGGCTCCGCTTGGACCCCAGACCCTCCTTGTCCACAGCTGAGGCcaccaggcctctctccttgtgCGTCCAGACCATCACCCAGCCTCCAGGATACTACGCTTGCTGAAGTTCACTGCCCAGCCAGTGTGGGGACCATGGAGACAGGGACTGCGCCCCTGGACTTGAGACCTTCCATATTGCCCCCCTACCCCTCAGAGCCTGACCCTCTGGGACCCTCTCCAGTGCCAGAggcctcacccccaaccccaagCCTCATGAGGCACAGTTTCCAGTCCAGGTCAGACACGTTCCACTGA
- the LOC105472128 gene encoding voltage-gated delayed rectifier potassium channel KCNH4 isoform X4, with amino-acid sequence MPVMKGLLAPQNTFLDTIATRFDGTHSNFLLANAQGPRGFPIVYCSDGFCELTGYGRTEVMQKTCSCRFLYGPETSEPALQRLHKALEGHQEHRTEICFYRKDGSAFWCLLDMMPIKNEMGEVVLFLFSFKDITQSGSPGLGPQGGRRDSNHENSLGRRGATWKFRSARRRSRTVLHRLTGHFGRRGQGGMKANNNVFEPKPSVPEYKVASVGGSRCLLLHYSVPKAIWDGLILLATFYVAVTVPYNVCFSGDDDTPITSRHTLVSDIAVEMLFILDIILNFRTTYVSQSGQVISAPRSIGLHYLATWFFVDLIAALPFDLLYVFNITVTSLVHLLKTVRLLRLLRLLQKLERYSQCSAVVLTLLMSVFALLAHWMACIWLVARAGQASGGALRQWLSGRPIAAQRLHCGTVLHSKQPYQRRLWQRVCQHRRREDLLHLHDAHRRPDARCGVRERDSHHPAHVLAPLALPQPHEGPQGLHQCAPPAAAAQAAHARILPDHVGRQQRHRRQRDELRADIAMHLNREILQLPLFGAASRGCLRALSLHIKTSFCAPGEYLLRRGDALQAHYYVCSGSLEVLRDNMVLAILGKGDLIGADIPEPGQEAGLGADPSFVLKTSADVKALTYCGLQQLSSQGLAEVLRLYPEYGAAFRAGLPRDLTFNLRQGSDTSGLSRFSRSPRLSQPRSESLGSSSDKTLPSITEAESGTEPGGGPRPRRPLLLPNLSPARPRGSLVSLLGEELPPFSALVSSPSLSPSLSPALAGQSHSASPHSPPRCSAAWKPPQLLIPPLGTFGPPDLSPRIVDGIEDSGSTAEAPSFRFSRRPEPPRPRSQVPPTGTRPSPELASEAEEVKEKVCRLNQEISRLNQEVSQLSRELRHIMALLQARLGPPGHPAGSAWTPDPPCPQLRPPGLSPCASRPSPSLQDTTLAEVHCPASVGTMETGTAPLDLRPSILPPYPSEPDPLGPSPVPEASPPTPSLMRHSFQSRSDTFH; translated from the exons ATGCCGGTCATGAAGGGGTTGCTGGCCCCGCAAAACACCTTCCTGGACACCATCGCCACCCGTTTTGACGGAACGC ACAGCAACTTCCTGCTAGCCAACGCACAGGGCCCACGGGGCTTTCCCATCGTCTACTGCTCTGACGGCTTCTGCGAGCTCACGGGCTACGGTCGCACTGAAGTCATGCAGAAGACCTGCAGCTGCCGTTTCCTCTATGGCCCAGAGACCAGCGAGCCAGCCCTGCAGCGTCTGCACAAAGCCCTGGAGGGCCACCAGGAGCACCGCACTGAAATCTGCTTCTACCGCAAGGATG GCTCGGCCTTTTGGTGCCTCCTGGACATGATGCCCATCAAGAATGAGATGGGGGAGGTCGTGCTGTTCCTCTTTTCCTTCAAGGATATCACTCAGAGTGGAAGCCCAGGACTTGGCCCCCAAGGAGGCCGCAGGGACAGTAATCATG AAAACTCCCTTGGTAGAAGGGGAGCCACCTGGAAATTTCGGTCTGCCAGAAGACGGAGCCGTACTGTCCTACACCGACTGACTGGCCACTTTGGCCGCCGGGGCCAGGGAGGCATGAAGGCCAATAAT AACGTGTTTGAGCCAAAGCCATCAGTGCCCGAGTACAAGGTGGCCTCCGTGGGGGGGTCTCGCTGCCTCCTCCTCCACTACAGCGTCCCCAAGGCCATCTGGGACGGCCTTATCCTCCTTGCTACCTTCTACGTTGCGGTCACCGTCCCCTACAACGTCTGTTTCTCGGGTGACGATGACACCCCCATCACTTCGCGACACACCCTTGTCAGCGACATCGCCGTGGAGATGCTCTTCATCCTGG ATATCATCCTGAACTTCCGCACCACCTATGTGTCCCAGTCTGGCCAGGTAATCTCTGCTCCTCGTTCCATTGGCCTCCACTACCTGGCCACCTGGTTCTTCGTCGATCTTATTGCTGCTCTGCCCTTTGATCTGCTTTACGTCTTCAACATCACCGTG ACCTCGCTGGTGCACCTGCTGAAGACAGTGCGGCTGCTGCGGCTGCTGCGGCTGCTGCAGAAGCTGGAGCGGTACTCTCAGTGCAGTGCTGTGGTGCTCACGCTGCTCATGTCGGTCTTTGCGCTCCTTGCCCACTGGATGGCCTGCATCTG GCTGGTTGCACGAGCTGGGCAAGCGTCTGGAGGTGCCCTACGTCAATGGCTCAGTGGGCGGCCCATCGCGGCGCAGCGCCTACATTGCGGCACTGTACTTCACTCTAAGCAGCCTTACCAGCGTAGGCTTTGGCAACGTGTGTGCCAACACCGACGCCGAGAAGATCTTCTCCATCTGCACGATGCTCATAGGCG CCCTGATGCACGCTGTGGTGTTCGGGAACGTGACAGCCATCATCCAGCGCATGTACTCGCGCCGCTCGCTCTACCACAGCCGCATGAAGGACCTCAAGGACTTCATCAGTGTGCACCGCCTGCCGCGGCCGCTCAAGCAGCGCATGCTCGAATACTTCCAGACCACGTGGGCCGTCAACAGCGGCATCGACGCCAACGAG ACGAGCTGAGAGCTGACATTGCTATGCACCTGAATCGGGAGATCTTGCAGCTGCCGCTGTTCGGGGCAGCCAGCAGGGGCTGCCTGCGGGCCCTATCGCTGCACATCAAGACCTCGTTCTGCGCTCCGGGCGAGTACCTGTTGCGCCGTGGGGATGCCCTGCAGGCACACTACTATGTCTGCTCCGGCTCACTTGAGGTGCTCCGAGACAACATGGTGCTGGCCATCCTGG GGAAGGGGGACCTGATTGGAGCAGATATCCCTGAGCCGGGGCAGGAGGCTGGGTTGGGAGCAGACCCAAGCTTCGTGCTGAAGACCAGTGCTGATGTGAAAGCTCTGACCTACTGTGGCCTGCAGCAGCTGAGCAGCCAAGGGCTGGCTGAGGTCCTGAGGCTCTATCCTGAGTATGGGGCTGCCTTCCGGGCTGGCCTGCCCCGGGACCTCACCTTCAACCTGCGCCAGGGCTCTGACACCAGT GGCCTCAGCCGCTTTTCCCGATCCCCTCGCCTCTCCCAG CCCCGCTCAGAAAGCCTCGGCTCCTCCTCAGACAAGACGCTGCCATCCATCACAGAGGCCGAGAGTGGCACGGAGCCTGGGGGTGGTCCCAGGCCCCGACGGCCCCTCCTGCTGCCCAACCTCAGTCCAGCACGGCCTCGGGGCTCCCTGGTCAGCCTTTTGGGCGAGGAGCTGCCCCCATTCTCAGCCCttgtctcctctccttccttaTCCCCGTCCCTGTCCCCTGCCCTGGCTGGCCAGAGCCACAGCGCCTCCCCTCACAGCCCCCCCAGGTGCTCTGCTGCCTGGAAGCCCCCTCAGCTTCTCATTCCCCCACTGGGAACATTTGGACCTCCGGACCTCAGTCCCCG GATAGTGGATGGCATTGAGGACTCTGGCAGCACAGCTGAGGCCCCTTCATTCCGGTTCAGCAGGAGGCCTGAGCCACCAAGGCCCCGCTCCCAGGTGCCCCCTACAG GGACCAGGCCCAGCCCAGAATTGGCCAGTGAGGCTGAGGAGGTGAAGGAAAAGGTCTGCCGGCTGAACCAGGAG ATCTCTCGTCTCAATCAGGAGGTGTCTCAGCTTAGCCGGGAGCTGCGGCACATCATGGCCCTGCTGCAGGCCAGGCTGGGTCCACCAGGCCACCCAGCAGGCTCCGCTTGGACCCCAGACCCTCCTTGTCCACAGCTGAGGCcaccaggcctctctccttgtgCGTCCAGACCATCACCCAGCCTCCAGGATACTACGCTTGCTGAAGTTCACTGCCCAGCCAGTGTGGGGACCATGGAGACAGGGACTGCGCCCCTGGACTTGAGACCTTCCATATTGCCCCCCTACCCCTCAGAGCCTGACCCTCTGGGACCCTCTCCAGTGCCAGAggcctcacccccaaccccaagCCTCATGAGGCACAGTTTCCAGTCCAGGTCAGACACGTTCCACTGA
- the LOC105472128 gene encoding voltage-gated delayed rectifier potassium channel KCNH4 isoform X1 codes for MPVMKGLLAPQNTFLDTIATRFDGTHSNFLLANAQGPRGFPIVYCSDGFCELTGYGRTEVMQKTCSCRFLYGPETSEPALQRLHKALEGHQEHRTEICFYRKDGSAFWCLLDMMPIKNEMGEVVLFLFSFKDITQSGSPGLGPQGGRRDSNHENSLGRRGATWKFRSARRRSRTVLHRLTGHFGRRGQGGMKANNNVFEPKPSVPEYKVASVGGSRCLLLHYSVPKAIWDGLILLATFYVAVTVPYNVCFSGDDDTPITSRHTLVSDIAVEMLFILDIILNFRTTYVSQSGQVISAPRSIGLHYLATWFFVDLIAALPFDLLYVFNITVTSLVHLLKTVRLLRLLRLLQKLERYSQCSAVVLTLLMSVFALLAHWMACIWYVIGRREMEANDPLLWDIGWLHELGKRLEVPYVNGSVGGPSRRSAYIAALYFTLSSLTSVGFGNVCANTDAEKIFSICTMLIGGEARPATPQWGPAKPSVHGETEAQRGQGICSSPDARCGVRERDSHHPAHVLAPLALPQPHEGPQGLHQCAPPAAAAQAAHARILPDHVGRQQRHRRQRDELRADIAMHLNREILQLPLFGAASRGCLRALSLHIKTSFCAPGEYLLRRGDALQAHYYVCSGSLEVLRDNMVLAILGKGDLIGADIPEPGQEAGLGADPSFVLKTSADVKALTYCGLQQLSSQGLAEVLRLYPEYGAAFRAGLPRDLTFNLRQGSDTSGLSRFSRSPRLSQPRSESLGSSSDKTLPSITEAESGTEPGGGPRPRRPLLLPNLSPARPRGSLVSLLGEELPPFSALVSSPSLSPSLSPALAGQSHSASPHSPPRCSAAWKPPQLLIPPLGTFGPPDLSPRIVDGIEDSGSTAEAPSFRFSRRPEPPRPRSQVPPTGTRPSPELASEAEEVKEKVCRLNQEISRLNQEVSQLSRELRHIMALLQARLGPPGHPAGSAWTPDPPCPQLRPPGLSPCASRPSPSLQDTTLAEVHCPASVGTMETGTAPLDLRPSILPPYPSEPDPLGPSPVPEASPPTPSLMRHSFQSRSDTFH; via the exons ATGCCGGTCATGAAGGGGTTGCTGGCCCCGCAAAACACCTTCCTGGACACCATCGCCACCCGTTTTGACGGAACGC ACAGCAACTTCCTGCTAGCCAACGCACAGGGCCCACGGGGCTTTCCCATCGTCTACTGCTCTGACGGCTTCTGCGAGCTCACGGGCTACGGTCGCACTGAAGTCATGCAGAAGACCTGCAGCTGCCGTTTCCTCTATGGCCCAGAGACCAGCGAGCCAGCCCTGCAGCGTCTGCACAAAGCCCTGGAGGGCCACCAGGAGCACCGCACTGAAATCTGCTTCTACCGCAAGGATG GCTCGGCCTTTTGGTGCCTCCTGGACATGATGCCCATCAAGAATGAGATGGGGGAGGTCGTGCTGTTCCTCTTTTCCTTCAAGGATATCACTCAGAGTGGAAGCCCAGGACTTGGCCCCCAAGGAGGCCGCAGGGACAGTAATCATG AAAACTCCCTTGGTAGAAGGGGAGCCACCTGGAAATTTCGGTCTGCCAGAAGACGGAGCCGTACTGTCCTACACCGACTGACTGGCCACTTTGGCCGCCGGGGCCAGGGAGGCATGAAGGCCAATAAT AACGTGTTTGAGCCAAAGCCATCAGTGCCCGAGTACAAGGTGGCCTCCGTGGGGGGGTCTCGCTGCCTCCTCCTCCACTACAGCGTCCCCAAGGCCATCTGGGACGGCCTTATCCTCCTTGCTACCTTCTACGTTGCGGTCACCGTCCCCTACAACGTCTGTTTCTCGGGTGACGATGACACCCCCATCACTTCGCGACACACCCTTGTCAGCGACATCGCCGTGGAGATGCTCTTCATCCTGG ATATCATCCTGAACTTCCGCACCACCTATGTGTCCCAGTCTGGCCAGGTAATCTCTGCTCCTCGTTCCATTGGCCTCCACTACCTGGCCACCTGGTTCTTCGTCGATCTTATTGCTGCTCTGCCCTTTGATCTGCTTTACGTCTTCAACATCACCGTG ACCTCGCTGGTGCACCTGCTGAAGACAGTGCGGCTGCTGCGGCTGCTGCGGCTGCTGCAGAAGCTGGAGCGGTACTCTCAGTGCAGTGCTGTGGTGCTCACGCTGCTCATGTCGGTCTTTGCGCTCCTTGCCCACTGGATGGCCTGCATCTGGTACGTCATCGGGCGCCGCGAGATGGAGGCCAATGACCCGCTGCTCTGGGACATTG GCTGGTTGCACGAGCTGGGCAAGCGTCTGGAGGTGCCCTACGTCAATGGCTCAGTGGGCGGCCCATCGCGGCGCAGCGCCTACATTGCGGCACTGTACTTCACTCTAAGCAGCCTTACCAGCGTAGGCTTTGGCAACGTGTGTGCCAACACCGACGCCGAGAAGATCTTCTCCATCTGCACGATGCTCATAGGCGGTGAGGCCAGACCTGCCACGCCTCAGTGGGGCCCTGCGAAGCCCAGCGTGcacggggaaactgaggcccagagagggcaaggCATCTGCTCGAG CCCTGATGCACGCTGTGGTGTTCGGGAACGTGACAGCCATCATCCAGCGCATGTACTCGCGCCGCTCGCTCTACCACAGCCGCATGAAGGACCTCAAGGACTTCATCAGTGTGCACCGCCTGCCGCGGCCGCTCAAGCAGCGCATGCTCGAATACTTCCAGACCACGTGGGCCGTCAACAGCGGCATCGACGCCAACGAG ACGAGCTGAGAGCTGACATTGCTATGCACCTGAATCGGGAGATCTTGCAGCTGCCGCTGTTCGGGGCAGCCAGCAGGGGCTGCCTGCGGGCCCTATCGCTGCACATCAAGACCTCGTTCTGCGCTCCGGGCGAGTACCTGTTGCGCCGTGGGGATGCCCTGCAGGCACACTACTATGTCTGCTCCGGCTCACTTGAGGTGCTCCGAGACAACATGGTGCTGGCCATCCTGG GGAAGGGGGACCTGATTGGAGCAGATATCCCTGAGCCGGGGCAGGAGGCTGGGTTGGGAGCAGACCCAAGCTTCGTGCTGAAGACCAGTGCTGATGTGAAAGCTCTGACCTACTGTGGCCTGCAGCAGCTGAGCAGCCAAGGGCTGGCTGAGGTCCTGAGGCTCTATCCTGAGTATGGGGCTGCCTTCCGGGCTGGCCTGCCCCGGGACCTCACCTTCAACCTGCGCCAGGGCTCTGACACCAGT GGCCTCAGCCGCTTTTCCCGATCCCCTCGCCTCTCCCAG CCCCGCTCAGAAAGCCTCGGCTCCTCCTCAGACAAGACGCTGCCATCCATCACAGAGGCCGAGAGTGGCACGGAGCCTGGGGGTGGTCCCAGGCCCCGACGGCCCCTCCTGCTGCCCAACCTCAGTCCAGCACGGCCTCGGGGCTCCCTGGTCAGCCTTTTGGGCGAGGAGCTGCCCCCATTCTCAGCCCttgtctcctctccttccttaTCCCCGTCCCTGTCCCCTGCCCTGGCTGGCCAGAGCCACAGCGCCTCCCCTCACAGCCCCCCCAGGTGCTCTGCTGCCTGGAAGCCCCCTCAGCTTCTCATTCCCCCACTGGGAACATTTGGACCTCCGGACCTCAGTCCCCG GATAGTGGATGGCATTGAGGACTCTGGCAGCACAGCTGAGGCCCCTTCATTCCGGTTCAGCAGGAGGCCTGAGCCACCAAGGCCCCGCTCCCAGGTGCCCCCTACAG GGACCAGGCCCAGCCCAGAATTGGCCAGTGAGGCTGAGGAGGTGAAGGAAAAGGTCTGCCGGCTGAACCAGGAG ATCTCTCGTCTCAATCAGGAGGTGTCTCAGCTTAGCCGGGAGCTGCGGCACATCATGGCCCTGCTGCAGGCCAGGCTGGGTCCACCAGGCCACCCAGCAGGCTCCGCTTGGACCCCAGACCCTCCTTGTCCACAGCTGAGGCcaccaggcctctctccttgtgCGTCCAGACCATCACCCAGCCTCCAGGATACTACGCTTGCTGAAGTTCACTGCCCAGCCAGTGTGGGGACCATGGAGACAGGGACTGCGCCCCTGGACTTGAGACCTTCCATATTGCCCCCCTACCCCTCAGAGCCTGACCCTCTGGGACCCTCTCCAGTGCCAGAggcctcacccccaaccccaagCCTCATGAGGCACAGTTTCCAGTCCAGGTCAGACACGTTCCACTGA